A genomic segment from Blastococcus sp. PRF04-17 encodes:
- a CDS encoding ABC transporter permease, producing the protein MTVVRDHRTALPSLASVYRTRSSVELKEFFRQRESVVFTLAFPVILLLVFGAILDYRITTASGVSVRFTQLFAAGIIAAGILGASLQNMAISIATERSDGTLKHLVGTPMPKHAYFVGKVVQVLVVTVAIVVVLLLVATVFYGVDLPSGSDWLTFLWVTALGSAACTLLGIAISSLAKNGRSASATVTPIALVLQFISGVFFQFSQVPEWLQTVAAIFPLKWMAQGLRSVFLPDELAALEPAGSWELGRVALVLGLWCAAGLLLCVSTFRWQDRAP; encoded by the coding sequence ATGACCGTCGTCCGCGATCATCGGACCGCGCTGCCGTCGCTGGCCAGCGTCTACCGGACCCGCTCCTCGGTGGAGCTCAAGGAGTTCTTCCGGCAGCGGGAGTCCGTGGTCTTCACGCTGGCGTTCCCGGTGATCCTCCTGCTGGTCTTCGGCGCGATCCTCGACTACCGGATCACCACGGCCAGTGGCGTCAGCGTCCGCTTCACCCAGTTGTTCGCCGCGGGGATCATCGCGGCCGGGATCCTCGGCGCGAGCCTGCAGAACATGGCGATCAGCATCGCCACGGAGCGCTCCGACGGAACGCTCAAGCACCTGGTGGGCACGCCCATGCCGAAGCACGCCTACTTCGTGGGCAAGGTCGTGCAGGTCCTCGTCGTCACCGTGGCGATCGTGGTCGTGCTGCTGCTCGTGGCGACGGTGTTCTACGGCGTCGACCTGCCGAGCGGCAGCGACTGGCTGACCTTCCTCTGGGTGACCGCGCTCGGTTCGGCGGCCTGCACGCTGCTGGGCATCGCCATCTCCAGCCTGGCGAAGAACGGCCGGTCCGCCTCCGCCACCGTCACGCCGATCGCGCTGGTGCTGCAGTTCATCTCCGGCGTCTTCTTCCAGTTCAGCCAGGTGCCCGAGTGGCTGCAGACCGTGGCCGCGATCTTCCCGCTCAAGTGGATGGCGCAGGGCCTGCGGTCGGTGTTCCTCCCCGACGAGCTGGCGGCCCTGGAGCCCGCGGGGTCCTGGGAGCTCGGCCGAGTGGCGCTCGTGCTGGGCCTGTGGTGCGCCGCCGGGCTGCTGCTGTGCGTCTCCACCTTCCGCTGGCAGGACCGTGCGCCGTGA
- a CDS encoding adenosine deaminase produces the protein MPAPLNAENLVRAPKVLLHDHLDGGLRPQTVLELADLTGYTELPESDPERLGRWFREAADSGSLVRYLETFAHTVGVMQRPDAVQRVARECALDLAADGVVYAEVRMAPELLTAGGTPIEEAVEAILDGFRAGSAEAAAAGTPIVMGSLLCAMRQNDRWEEVAGLVVRYRDTGVVGFDLAGPEDGFPADRIPAAIAILDRAGAHRTIHAGEAFNIASIKSALDGARAERLGHGVRIIDDVAADGTLGPLAQRVRDEQVPLEVAPTSNVQTGAFPSLAEHPVDRLHRLGFAVTMNTDNRLMSGVSASSEFTDVARTFDWTWDDVQTVTERALAAAFTSDTERKRLRDEVLRPAYAQLREG, from the coding sequence GTGCCCGCTCCGCTGAACGCCGAGAACCTCGTCCGCGCGCCCAAGGTGCTCCTGCACGACCATCTGGACGGCGGTCTGCGTCCGCAGACGGTGCTGGAACTCGCCGACCTGACCGGCTACACCGAGCTGCCGGAGTCCGACCCCGAGCGCCTGGGCCGCTGGTTCCGGGAGGCGGCCGACTCGGGGTCGCTCGTGCGCTACCTGGAGACCTTCGCGCACACCGTCGGCGTGATGCAGCGCCCGGATGCAGTACAGCGGGTGGCCCGCGAGTGCGCGCTCGACCTGGCGGCGGACGGCGTCGTCTACGCCGAGGTGCGCATGGCGCCGGAGCTGCTCACCGCCGGCGGCACGCCGATCGAGGAGGCCGTCGAGGCGATCCTCGACGGCTTCCGGGCGGGCAGCGCCGAGGCCGCCGCGGCAGGGACGCCCATCGTCATGGGCTCGCTGCTGTGCGCCATGCGGCAGAACGACCGCTGGGAGGAGGTGGCGGGCCTCGTCGTCCGCTACCGGGACACCGGCGTCGTGGGCTTCGACCTGGCCGGGCCGGAGGACGGCTTCCCCGCGGACCGGATCCCCGCGGCGATCGCGATCCTCGACCGCGCCGGGGCGCACCGGACGATCCACGCCGGCGAGGCCTTCAACATCGCGAGCATCAAGTCGGCGCTCGACGGCGCACGTGCCGAGCGGCTCGGGCACGGCGTCCGGATCATCGACGACGTCGCCGCCGACGGCACGCTCGGGCCGCTCGCGCAGCGGGTCCGCGACGAGCAGGTGCCGCTGGAGGTGGCGCCGACCTCGAACGTGCAGACCGGCGCGTTCCCCTCGCTCGCCGAGCACCCCGTCGACCGGCTGCACCGGCTCGGCTTCGCGGTCACGATGAACACCGACAACCGGCTGATGAGCGGCGTCTCCGCGAGCAGCGAGTTCACCGACGTGGCCCGCACGTTCGACTGGACGTGGGACGACGTCCAGACGGTCACCGAGCGTGCACTCGCGGCCGCGTTCACCAGCGACACCGAGCGGAAGCGGCTGCGCGACGAGGTTCTGCGACCGGCATACGCGCAGCTGCGCGAGGGGTGA